In the genome of Bradysia coprophila strain Holo2 unplaced genomic scaffold, BU_Bcop_v1 contig_232, whole genome shotgun sequence, one region contains:
- the LOC119076842 gene encoding putative odorant receptor 71a, protein MHSARIHKVIFRMISLFYRFGFWHGEDKPTAIQLGQKSFYCIYYLLFNISFAIGAITKETVDESIFLAEGSFIIIVMTTKIWMLLWKQRSIMELLDRVCVFSIRNDKDFAFFNDKVEKFIKFVNVYGCAAMVGSLGCSIFPFIGKKNSFVMEFAFPLDWENSEIGFWVTYIFFTSENIVTFLSMAYSVIIWYLLLQCSLRYTILGREIRNMGRITSGGNIKMTRKEQPTIFYQDLVAAIEAHFHLRGLICEVESFLSRLFLLQFATSGLCICCSIYCLAFDVSVNTLERIIHFYTFFYNIAELFMITYLGNEIMLSSSGLSYSLFESEWVEQAHSTQKCLIVFGEYLKRSQEMLIGKLYPLTLETFTRILKSSYSLFNVIKNTKQ, encoded by the exons ATGCATTCCGCAAGAATTCATAAAGTAATCTTTCGAATGATTTCTCTCTTTTATCGTTTCGGTTTTTGGCATGGCGAAGATAAGCCAACAGCGATTCAACTCGGACAAAAGTCATTCTATTGCATCTACTACCTGTTATTTAACATTTCGTTTGCGATTGGAgcaattacaaaagaaacCGTAGACGAAAGCATTTTCTTAGCGGAAGGATCGTTTATTATTATAGTTATGACGACCAAAATTTGGATGTTGCTCTGGAAACAGAGGTCAATTATGGAATTGCTAGATCGAGTCTGTGTTTTCTCAATACGAAATGACAAAGATTTCGCATTTTTCAATGACAAAGTGGAAAAGTTCATTAAATTTGTGAATGTGTACGGATGTGCAGCTATGGTTGGTTCATTGGGATGctcaattttcccttttattgGAAAAAAGAACAGTTTTGTTATGGAATTTGCGTTCCCATTGGATTGGGAAAATAGTGAAATTGGATTTTGGGTGACGTACATTTTCTTCACTAGCGAAAATATTGTAACATTTCTGTCGATGGCGTATTCCGTTATAATTTGGTATTTATTGCTGCAGTGTTCTTTAAGATATACAATTTTGGGAAGAGAAATAAGAAACATGGGACGAATCACAAGTGGCGGTAACATCAAAATGACGCGGAAGGAACAACCGACCATTTTTTACCAGGACTTAGTGGCTGCGATTGAAGCTCACTTTCATTTACGGGG attAATCTGCGAAGTGGAATCATTTTTATCAAGATTGTTTCTACTGCAGTTCGCCACCAGTGGCCTCTGCATTTGttgttcaatttattgctTGGCATTC GATGTTAGTGTAAACACTTTGGAACGCATAATTCATTTCTATACGTTTTTCTACAACATCGCTGAGTTGTTTATGATAACGTACCTGGGGAATGAGATTATGTTGTCAAGTAGCGGTCTTAGCTACAGTTTGTTTGAATCGGAGTGGGTCGAACAAGCACATTCGACCCAGAAATGCCTTATCGTTTTTGGTGAATATTTGAAGCGATCACAGGAGATGCTAATCGGTAAATTGTATCCGCTGACTTTGGAAACATTCACTAGG attttGAAGTCGTCTTACAGCTTGTTCAACGTTATAAAAAACactaaacaataa
- the LOC119076866 gene encoding transport and Golgi organization protein 11 encodes MARSGSPGFGNGYEEDPIFQKSHYTQDISEQMRVPKRIRATGEYYDDLDHFPYSNGGSNHYNYQDKIDMTVPDRIVVMGQDQHLGTRSAPREIVLDNSILPPDPSHVRVSTPPRVITLSEHHFPSASDEPQYSPVDEMKRDHEVQSPSSDDHRLRLAKPRFNNDFLNQSREATPPLGPSGEQLSPSEEVMHLRRQVAKLNRRVLAVEVDNIQRQQREKIVYCIGLAYFLMKAIVWLNRN; translated from the exons atggCACGTTCAGGTAGTCCGGGATTCGGTAACGGTTACGAGGAAGatccaattttccaaaaaagtcACTACACCCAAGATATAAGCGAACAAATGCGTGTACCGAAACGAATTCGCGCAACTGGAGAATATTACGATGATTTGGATCATTTTCCCTACAGCAATGGTGGTTCGAACCATTACAATTATCAAGACAAAATCGACATGACCGTTCCGGACAGGATAGTCGTCATGGGACAGGATCAACATTTAG GCACCCGATCAGCGCCCCGCGAAATTGTGCTAGACAATTCCATTCTACCTCCCGATCCATCGCATGTGCGTGTTTCAACACCACCACGAGTAATTACATTGTCGGAACATCATTTTCCCTCAGCTTCAGATGAGCCACAGTACAGTCCAGTAGATGAAATGAAACGCGATCATGAGGTACAATCTCCATCATCCGACGATCATAGACTGAGACTTGCTAAGCCGAGATTCAACAACGACTTTTTGAATCAAAG CCGAGAAGCAACACCCCCACTTGGTCCCAGTGGCGAACAGCTGTCGCCATCCGAAGAAGTGATGCACCTTCGACGACAAGTCGCCAAATTGAACAGACGTGTACTGGCCGTTGAAGTGGATAACATTCAGCGACAGCAAAGGGAGAAAATAGTTTACTGCATAGGATTGGCATACTTTCTGATGAAAGCCATCGTTTGGCTGAATAGAAACTGA